In Miscanthus floridulus cultivar M001 chromosome 8, ASM1932011v1, whole genome shotgun sequence, the sequence CCTGGTAAATATTTTTTCCATTGCAACGCACGAGTCTTTCCAACGAAACTGCTCCAATAGAACTGTTTATTTGTTCCCATTACAACGCACGAAAAGGTCTATGCAGTAAAGTTGGTGAGACTCCGACGCCTCGTTCTCTGTTActatgttaatttcacgaactttgccttttggattaattgtcactttaacgtcggtatttaatttcacagtattgttattttatcgtgcgatccatgcatttttagtacaaaaatttagttgtcccatagcaacgcacggacacgttacctagtataaatatagagaagagaagagaagagaaattTGGCTATACGTGATTGGGCATCGTCTCGTTTTAAAGATTTATATATAGGTGTGCTACCTAAGAAACAAATTCCAGCTAACAAAACAGCAAGTTCCTCAAAAGAGAGAAGAAACCAACTTAGAATGGCCCAAGTGTACCAAAAGAAAACTTGGGCCTCAAAAAGAGCCCATCTACGACCAGTCCACCCATCCAGAATCCAGCCGGAGTCCAGACTCGCCGACCCACGGCGACGCCGACGACGCGAGCGAGCGAGCAGACCTACGAActcctctccgccgccgcacccgctgCAATCATGTCGCAGAAAAAATCCCGCAACCGGGGCGGGGGAggcggcgccgccgcctccggcgACGGCCATGACGACCTCGCGCGCCCGCCCCCACTCCAGGCGGTCCTTCTCGCCGACAGCTTCACGCTCAAATTCCGCCCCATCACCCTCGAGCGCCCCAAGGTACTCGACGCACTACCCGCTTCCCAAATCCCACACCAGCACTATCTCGTCACCGGCGCTCGAGCTTCGCGGCTCCTCTGAACGAGCTCTTGCTCCGCCGCTGTCTCTTCGCAGGTACTGCTGCCGCTGGTGCACATGCCGATGATCGAGTACACGCTCACGTGGCTGGAGTCTGCGGGGGTGGAGGAGGCCTTCGTCTTCTGCTGCGCGCACTCGCACCAGGTCAAGGAGTACTTGGAGAAGGCCGGGTGGGCTGGTAAGTCTGGGCCCGGGAGCATGGCCGTCACGGCCGTCGAGTCCCACGACGCGATTAGCGCGGGCGACGCGCTCCGCGTCATCTACGACCGCGGCGTGGTGAGTGCTCAGTCCTGCTTCCCTGTTGCGGATTATGATGGCAGCGTTATTATtgattttagctttagtttttttgtaTGCCTATCACATTGGATCTTCTCGTTGAGTTTATTACTGATGATTCCCAGCTGATATAGCAAGGTGGTCTGAGACTGAACTCGGTAGTCATATTTTGGGTCGCTTGTTTCAGTTCGTTTATAAGAAAGTGTGAATGGTCTTACATGTTGGTTGCCTCAGTAGAGGGGGCTCCAGGAGTGCATCAAAACCACCCTATAGCACCAGTGAAAGAGACAATTGTTTGTAGCATTTCTCCTAATCAGCATATATAGTAATACAATTTGCTTCTGAAGCTAATAAATAGAAAATAAACACACCTTTTTTTAGTTTCGTTTTGGCTTGTTTTGCTAGTTTGTTGACATCCTCTTTGAAAAACTTGACTCCAGTCTAGCTCAACTTATACGAAGCCTAAGCACTAAAATATGTGATAACTTTACAATAATTATGGATTAATATTCTGTGGATCCAGTGGGACTCAGGCATTACCATGCTTATATGTTCATGTAACTCCATTTGCAGTTTCAGTTGTTTCATGCATCCATCCTTCAATTGTAGATACACGGAGATTTCGTTCTCATCAGTGGTGATACGGTCAGTAACATGAGCTTGAAGGATGCTCTCCATGAACATATGGACCGGAAGAAAAAGGACCCACTTGCTGTTATGACTATGGTTATAAAGCATTCAAAACCTTCTATTCTGACACACCAAACTCGTCTGGGTAATGATGAAATTGTTATGGCGATAGATCCTGAGACAAAGGAGTTACTTTATTACGAGGACAGGGCAGATAACTCACACTTGTATATTACAATTGATAAGGATATACTGCCCAATAATCCTACTCTCCAGCTGCATAATGACATGGAGGTTTGCTTTCAAACTCTACAGCTCAACAGTTgatatcttctttttcttgatctgtTTCTGCTAATATTGTTGCTTATGTATGTCttgttttattttgatcatcttcatTTCTTACCTGGCAGGACTGCTATATTGATATCTGCTCTCCAGAAGTCCTAAGTCTTTTTACAGATAACTTTGATTATCAGCATCTTCGGCGTCATTTCGTGAAGGGCTTACTAGTTGACGATGTAAGACAATTCACTACTGTTTGACCACACTATGAAAAAGAACATATGCTGTTTGCCTGTTCTGCAACAAAGTAACGGCCTTACCAATTCTTTCAGATTATGGGATACAAAATCTATACTCATGAATTATGCTCTGGATATGCTGCAAGGATTGATAATTTCAGGAGTTATGATACCGTGAGCAAAGATGTAATTCAAAGGTGGACATACCCTATGGTGCCTGATGTAATATCAAGTCGTGATTGCTCAGAAAGTAGACTTCATAGGCAGGGAGTATACAAGGCATCAGGTACATGCAGTGTTTAGAATTTTGTACAGTAGGTTTATTTCTAGACACTTTCTATTGACTTATTGTTCCTTGGTTCATGCTTCCTTTAAAGCAAGATATTTGAAAGTCCAGAACAATATTCTATTTGTTATGTTTTTTATTTTGCATATTTATTTGCATTAACTATTTGCTTGCTTCAAAATGTGTAATAATCTAAATTTTTAGTTTGATATCTGGTCTTACGAAATATGTTATTCTTTTAGACATTTTACTAAGCAATGCATAGAATAGGTCAAATTAGTTTATGTGCCTCCTTCAAACAATAAAAATCTGCTTCTGATACATATGTTTATTGTCCAAATGTCCAACTGTACATGCACTTAGCTTACATAATTATTTCCAAGGAAACTATATTGTTTGGTCTTGTAAACTGAActattatactccctccgtcccagaattgTAGTCGTTCTAGCATGCGACACGGCTACCAAGACTCAAGCAAAAATACCAACGCACCCCTATGCCAGTAATGTCTGTTCTCCTGCTCTCCTTGTCCGTAGTCATTGAATGAGCTCACTGTAGGCTACTATGAGTAGCTGCGGGCTACAAAGCTTCAGTCTGGTGATGCTCAGGTGTAGGACTGACATCTAAAACGTCATTCTTACTGGGACATCCTCTAAACACTAAAACGACTTGTAtactgggacagagggagtagatgTTTAGCTAGCTTTAGAAAGGATTTTGTATCCTGCTGTTAGACTGTATTTTATATTTCTTGGGTACTCTTTTTTGCCTACATTTTTGGCTTATGAATCTTCTATTATTCTGGTGATCAATTCCATTATTCTCTGCACATCTTTATTCTGCATGTTTTTTAAAGCAGATGTAACATTGTCATCTTCCGCACAAATTGGTGCAAATTCTGTTGTTGGTAGTGCGACTAGTATTGGAGACCACTGCAAAATATTAAATTCAGTTATTGGGGAGGGCTGCAAGATTGGGAAAAATGTTTTGATTAACGGCTCATTCATATGGGACAATGTCATAATCGAAGATGGATGCAAAGTTAATAACTCTTTAGTCTGTGATGGTGTTCATTTAAGAGCTGGTGCTATTGTTGAACCTGGTTGCGTACTGTCATTTAAGGTAAGCTGCTACAGTATTGACATTACCATGCCAGAAGCTTTTCCTCCATTAGAAAAATGCAATAATCTGCCTTTTTTTAATCTTGTATTCTTTCTGTGTTGAGTACATCCTGAACTTGTTTTCTTATTCAGGTTGAAGTTGGAAAGAA encodes:
- the LOC136475166 gene encoding uncharacterized protein isoform X2; this encodes MSQKKSRNRGGGGGAAASGDGHDDLARPPPLQAVLLADSFTLKFRPITLERPKVLLPLVHMPMIEYTLTWLESAGVEEAFVFCCAHSHQVKEYLEKAGWAGKSGPGSMAVTAVESHDAISAGDALRVIYDRGVIHGDFVLISGDTVSNMSLKDALHEHMDRKKKDPLAVMTMVIKHSKPSILTHQTRLGNDEIVMAIDPETKELLYYEDRADNSHLYITIDKDILPNNPTLQLHNDMEDCYIDICSPEVLSLFTDNFDYQHLRRHFVKGLLVDDIMGYKIYTHELCSGYAARIDNFRSYDTVSKDVIQRWTYPMVPDVISSRDCSESRLHRQGVYKASDVTLSSSAQIGANSVVGSATSIGDHCKILNSVIGEGCKIGKNVLINGSFIWDNVIIEDGCKVNNSLVCDGVHLRAGAIVEPGCVLSFKVEVGKNVVVPAHSKVSLLPQPSNEDSDEELEYADTNSGITDSPPFSSMRSNGDQSTVPLEEDESETSETGTCGVVGYVWTSVDTGIVEEWRQSIAPIPKEKLEELRHAVSDDDGSEDESNNPTLPDKDDSSDSVVEDDDHISKFEKEVEETFQRALGGGVNRDNLILEINGLRLAYSLQHADCAGAVFYSVMKSALVAAQSTNDTLLKTTADALGKWKDLVRNYTKTVDEEMEILLKFEEMCQETTKEFSLLFPKILPYLYDTEVVSEDAILRWAEEKEHADESDKVFVKQSEAFIKWLKEAEEEDDEEEE
- the LOC136475166 gene encoding uncharacterized protein isoform X1 is translated as MSQKKSRNRGGGGGAAASGDGHDDLARPPPLQAVLLADSFTLKFRPITLERPKVLLPLVHMPMIEYTLTWLESAGVEEAFVFCCAHSHQVKEYLEKAGWAGKSGPGSMAVTAVESHDAISAGDALRVIYDRGVIHGDFVLISGDTVSNMSLKDALHEHMDRKKKDPLAVMTMVIKHSKPSILTHQTRLGNDEIVMAIDPETKELLYYEDRADNSHLYITIDKDILPNNPTLQLHNDMEDCYIDICSPEVLSLFTDNFDYQHLRRHFVKGLLVDDIMGYKIYTHELCSGYAARIDNFRSYDTVSKDVIQRWTYPMVPDVISSRDCSESRLHRQGVYKASADVTLSSSAQIGANSVVGSATSIGDHCKILNSVIGEGCKIGKNVLINGSFIWDNVIIEDGCKVNNSLVCDGVHLRAGAIVEPGCVLSFKVEVGKNVVVPAHSKVSLLPQPSNEDSDEELEYADTNSGITDSPPFSSMRSNGDQSTVPLEEDESETSETGTCGVVGYVWTSVDTGIVEEWRQSIAPIPKEKLEELRHAVSDDDGSEDESNNPTLPDKDDSSDSVVEDDDHISKFEKEVEETFQRALGGGVNRDNLILEINGLRLAYSLQHADCAGAVFYSVMKSALVAAQSTNDTLLKTTADALGKWKDLVRNYTKTVDEEMEILLKFEEMCQETTKEFSLLFPKILPYLYDTEVVSEDAILRWAEEKEHADESDKVFVKQSEAFIKWLKEAEEEDDEEEE